One stretch of Bactrocera tryoni isolate S06 unplaced genomic scaffold, CSIRO_BtryS06_freeze2 scaffold_7, whole genome shotgun sequence DNA includes these proteins:
- the LOC120781403 gene encoding zinc finger protein swm — protein MIVKNQEALKSWLVVVLEPLCDADSSALARYVLALLKKDKPEKELKKLMIEQLDVFLGEETQPFVERLFSAINTEDYFTDILLPSPKLSSGNFVREEVAPDINDTRKVSIEGANITEPPLKIDNLPNTVCAEKVQTPPIDDNKEKELLGSSTVSANLKSDTMSQIVHYPTAIKSETPPSIPTHYSQAGSNSHHVRSASPPPRTIADKENQPRESRRRRASLRSRSRSRSRSRSNERHSRRSRSRDRRINEREKMQRQFRNKSPPTIDLRHVGSHERRRGAGGSGTERRRIGNSSNMTGSDERSPRFIGNGGEGVGRKNRLNRSNSRSRSPSLERGGRNKGSPNVSRIVRGSPDRHANHTHLQHESEKRQRCRDFDEKGYCVRGETCPWDHGINPVVFEDINNAGLIGMSLPEYNPDAPDLWMRSSESMVSSNPLLTGGSTVSGTVNTSGINPFTGVARSGGIMPVSGVVAAVGFPPLGTIADKQNNPGSIAADYTGNTNAGSGFRVATPMLSFPFNSSAVSAPLQRELIPIPVVDAGNPGSGGDISQMAQCKRRFDLEDSVAIAEGPVKRKLPLNSRLGPRLPSIQSNCSLELRKIPRGMNTIAHLNNHFAKFGKIVNIQISYDGDPEAAIVTFSTHAEANVAYRSTEAVLNNRFIKVFWHSQDTNTLINDMAPMTMGNTRKNSQYHLNNVPAVPTPAADSAKTPNENIANPSITSSGSIPACDTSNATNVNTPLAAAHVPATSLRLKNNVSRSHNSGSTNAIIRKKQEEQAKAVVQLANGLRKRKQELLQSYVKQMKSALEIVERCEPNDPQRTKTLDTIKVLQETIDKLRKEIATEQEQIQAQIQNQHPIPPKKTKEQQKKELLDIELELIAQQQEGNDTTAIQKRIEELQRSLGVVPGSAAVGVVSSHPLPIGSKVPHFPSGRTNPRSRPSFPEGSTRVDRRPKTIVVTGFTSEEADFVLGHFKHFGEITKHDVDKEIPQLILSYATRINAEQAVLRGKVFKDKRLQITWAPVISTSSVTTGVLTTDKMYKPDEKLSSHDSIKSAASQISNDKQSNDSEVGGETLPELRLEDEEEDEESEDRSWRR, from the exons ATGATCGTAAAAAATCAGGAAGCTCTGAAAAGCTGGCTTGTTGTCGTATTGGAACCTTT atGTGATGCGGATTCTTCTGCCCTTGCCCGCTATGTGTTGGCGTTGCTTAAGAAAGATAAACcagaaaaagaattaaaaaaattaatgatagaACAACTTGATGTTTTCCTTGGTGAGGAAACACAACCTTTTGTAGAGAGGCTATTTAGTGCCATTAACACTGAGGATTATTTTACTGATATCTTGCTGCCCTCACCGAAATTAAGTAGTGGAAATTTTGTTCGGGAAGAAGTCGCTCCCGATATTAATGATACCAGAAAAGTATCTATTGAAGGAGCAAACATTACAGAACCTCCATTGAAAATTGATAACCTGCCGAATACCGTTTGTGCCGAGAAAGTTCAAACTCCACCAATAGATGAC aataaagaaaaagaattacTCGGCAGTAGTACCGTATCTGCTAATTTAAAATCTGATACAATGAGCCAAATTGTTCATTACCCTACTGCAATTAAAAGTGAAACGCCACCATCTATTCCTACACACTATTCTCAAGCTGGATCTAACAGTCATCACGTTCGCAGTGCAAGTCCTCCTCCGAGGACTATTGCTGACAAAGAGAATCAACCGCGAGAGAGCCGTCGTCGTCGTGCTTCCCTTCGATCCCGTTCGCGATCACGTTCTCGATCACGATCTAATGAAAGACATTCGCGCCGAAGTCGTTCTCGTGATCGCCGAATAAATGAGCGTGAAAAAATGCAACGTCAATTTCGCAATAAATCTCCACCAACAATAGACTTACGGCATGTAGGATCTCATGAGCGTAGGCGAGGTGCTGGCGGTAGTGGAACGGAACGTAGACGTATTGGTAACAGTAGCAACATGACAGGTTCAGACGAAAGATCACCCCGTTTTATAGGAAACGGTGGAGAGGGTGTTGGTCGTAAAAACCGACTGAACCGGTCAAATTCACGCAGCCGTTCACCTTCTCTTGAACGTGGAGGCAGAAATAAGGGATCACCGAATGTATCACGAATCGTTCGCGGGTCACCTGATCGTCATGCTAATCATACACATTTACAACATGAATCAGAAAAGCGGCAACGATGCCGTGATTTTGATGAAAAAGGTTACTGCGTTCGGGGAGAAACATGCCCTTGGGACCATGGGATTAATCCCGTTGTATTTGAAGATATTAATAATGCCGGCTTAATTGGAATGTCCCTTCCGGAATATAACCCAGATGCACCTGATTTATGGATGAGATCTTCTGAGTCAATGGTTTCTTCTAACCCGCTATTGACAGGTGGATCCACAGTAAGTGGTACTGTTAATACCTCAGGTATTAATCCTTTCACTGGTGTAGCGAGGTCAGGAGGAATAATGCCGGTTTCTGGAGTTGTAGCAGCCGTTGGGTTTCCTCCACTTGGAACTATTGCGGATAAACAAAACAACCCTGGTTCAATTGCGGCAGACTACACTGGAAATACCAACGCTGGCTCCGGTTTTAGGGTTGCTACCCCGATGCTTTCTTTCCCTTTCAATTCTTCAGCCGTTTCAGCTCCACTGCAACGAGAATTAATTCCAATTCCTGTTGTTGATGCAGGCAATCCTGGATCGGGTGGAGATATAAGTCAAATGGCACAGTGTAAGCGTCGTTTTGATTTAGAAGACTCGGTGGCTATTGCTGAAGGGCCCGTCAAACGTAAGCTTCCACTTAACAGTCGTCTTGGTCCGCGTTTACCAAGTATACAAAGTAACTGTTCTCTGGAGTTACGAAAGATTCCACGCGGCATGAATACAATCGCACATCTTAATAATCACTTTGCTAAATTTggcaaaattgtaaatatacaaatttcttaTGATGGTGATCCCGAAGCAGCTATTGTAACGTTTTCAACACATGCCGAAGCAAATGTTGCATACCGTAGTACAGAAGCTGTGCTTAACAATCGctttataaaagtattttggCACAGTCAAGATACAAATACATTAATAAATGATATGGCCCCTATGACAATGGGTAATACACGAAAAAATAGTCAATATCATTTAAATAACGTCCCAGCTGTTCCAACTCCGGCAGCTGATTCAGCTAAAACAccgaatgaaaatattgcaaatccGAGTATTACTTCGTCGGGAAGCATACCTGCATGTGATACATCGAACGCAACAAACGTTAACACTCCTCTAGCTGCCGCTCATGTACCGGCAACATCTTTGCGATTAAAAAATAACGTATCACGTAGTCACAACTCTGGTTCAACAAATGCCATAATACGTAAGAAACAAGAAGAGCAAGCTAAAGCTGTTGTACAACTCGCCAATGGACTACGGAAAAGGAAACAGGAACTATTACAAAGTTATGTAAAACAGATGAAATCTGCTTTGGAAATAGTAGAACGTTGCGAACCAAATGACCCCCAACGAACTAAAACCCTTGACACTATAAAAGTCTTGCAAGAAACTATTGATAAATTACGTAAGGAGATTGCCACAGAACAAGAACAAATCCAAGCACAAATTCAAAACCAGCACCCAATTCCACCAAAAAAAACGAAAGAGCAACAAAAGAAAGAATTGCTGGATATAGAATTGGAACTAATAGCTCAACAACAGGAGGGAAATGATACTACCGCCATACAAAAGCGCATTGAAGAACTGCAGCGCAGTCTTGGGGTCGTTCCTGGTAGTGCAGCCGTTGGTGTTGTATCCTCTCACCCGTTACCAATAGGGAGCAAAGTTCCTCACTTCCCCTCTGGAAGAACAAATCCCCGATCTCGTCCATCATTTCCTGAGGGATCTACGCGCGTTGACCGCAGACCAAAAACGATAGTGGTTACTGGTTTTACTAGTGAGGAGGCGGATTTCGTGTTAGGCCACTTTAag CATTTTGGAGAAATAACTAAACACGATGTGGATAAAGAAATACCCCAACTAATATTATCCTATGCTACACGAATAAATGCGGAGCAGGCTGTATTACGTGGAAAAGTTTTCAAAGATAAACGACTGCAG